The nucleotide sequence AGGCAGCTAAGAAGGCACCAGCTGAGAAGGAGGCAGCTAAGAAGGCACCAGCTGAGAAGGCACCAGCTGAGGAGGACACAGCCCAGAAGAAtcagaagaagcagaagaaatcGAAGACGGAGGTAGTTAAGAAGACGGAGTGAAATCCGTATGTGTTAGTTTTAATGTGGTTGAACTCTATTCGGTTTGTATGACTTTGAATTCCAGTATGactttcttgttgttgttgaagaCTTATGGTATTTAAGACTTATGTTATCTATAACTTCGTAAATCTAACGTAATTCTTAAATCGTGAATGAGAGAGAGTAGGGGTAACTTTAGCAAGTTTCACTTTCAACTTAGTCTAACTTCGTAAATCTAACGTAATTCTTAAATCGTGAATGAGAGAGAGTAGGGGAAACTTTAGTAAGTTTCACTTTTAACTTAGTATAACTTCGTAAATCTAACGTAATTCTTAAATCGTGAATGAGAGAGAGTAGGGGAAACTTTAGTAAGTTTCACTTTTAACTTAGTCTAACTTCGTAAATCTAACGTAATTCTTAAATCGTGAATGAGAGAGAGTAGGGGAAACTTTAGTAAGTTTCACTTTCAACTTAGTCTAACTTCGTAAATCTAACGTAATTCTTAAATCGCGAATGAGAGATAGTAGGGGAAACTTTAGTAAATTTCACTTTCAACTTAGTCTAACTTCGTGAATCTAACGTAATTCTTAAATCGTGAATGAGAGAGAGTACGGGAAACTTTAGTAAGTTTCACATTCAACTTAGTCTAACGTCGTGAACATAAATACATAAGATAGAGATTGGATAAAAGAGGAACATAATCCGAATCTCACATCATCCGAAAGCTAACAGAATttcaaacaaacaacaacaacaacatataGTAGACTAATGTCATGGACCGGCCGCATCTCATGGAGTGGTGGGATTCAGACGGAAAAGATTATACTTCAGTTCAGAAATCTCTGCAGCCATCGCATCCACACGCTTGCTTAACCTTTCAACCTCTTCCTGGACTCCGAAGACCCATGGTTGACGGAAAAGGAAGCCATCATTCTACACGTAAAACGGGAAAGTATCAAAAACTGCACATAAAACCCGAAAGTATCCATAAATTACGAGTACCTCAAAATTTTTGCAAGTGAAGTATTTTCTCCCCGGTAAAGTATCAAAATCGGTTGGATACTTCGGGTCCCGAGACACCTCATTGATGATTGtccgccccccccccccccccccccccacacggGCATCTGGTCGAAATCCCACAATGGGCATCCGCCACGAAGCCAAGCATGTTGATGTCTCTCTTCTAAGCATTCATCTGCCTATACTCCTCGTCTGGATGATTCATGATTCTGAGTTATCGAGAAATCTAGGAGTTTTTTAATCTAGAGAGAGATTGaatagtagagagagagattcgTACGAGATAATGGAGGAAACAGAAAAACAATGGGTTTAATACACATCTACATCGACTCACCATCGATTTTGGGGAAAGtcaaaattcgaaaaaaatggGTGGGAAAATTTGTAAAGGATTTTCGTGCTTCGAGTTTCACTTAGTTTGTAGCTATACAAAAACCTTTAAAGCTTTACTTTTCTGTTTTTtgcgttttttttgttttactgtACTTAGATGATTAATTTTATGGTTATACCAGCTATATTCTATTTTCTATCAACGTGTGAGATGTGCTAATGTAGAAGAAAAATTGATTTGGTGAAATATGTAACTTTTCTAATCCCACGAGGTAGTGTATACAAAAAACACACCTAATAATGATGTATTCCCTTTCCAATTGATAGAAAATGTGATCCAGATTATAAAAATTTTTACTCCACGTGATCCGGAtttcagaatatatatgatgagTAAGTTACGTCATCTTCCTGAAACATGAATAAGTTATGTAATCGCAATTGTAATCTAAATCATCAATTACtccaaatcaacaataacatAACACAAGTTTAACCATGTTGTATAAACATCATTCGCAATAACTTTAATCAGGTTTCACAAAGTTTTACATTCATTTAACGCATGTTTTCACAAAGTTTTCAAAGATTTAACTCACAATCAACTCCTCTTCCCCATCAGTTTTCCTTGATTTCCCTGTGTTCCTTAAGTGCCTTGTGATCCTTGAGTCCCTTGTGTTCCTTGAGTTCTTTGTGTTCCTTGAGTCCCTTGTGTTCCTTGAGTCCCTTGTGATCCTTGAGTCCCTTGTGTTCCTTGAGTTCCTTGTGTTCCTTGAGTCCCTTGTATTCCTTGAGTCCTTTGAGTCCCTTGAGTCCCTTGTGTTCCTTGTGATCCTTCTATTCCTTGAGTTCCCTGCGAGCAGTTGAAATAGCTAGCCAATTTCCTATTCGGGATATACTTATTACGACGGGGACAGGGCCGACTTTCTCCTGCCAAAGGAAATCTTTTTTCCTGATGTCTTCCCTTTCTTTTCTCGTACTCTGGAGGTAAGGGACACTTATCCGCGACTTTTTTAGGAACCATCCAATCAGACATATGAGGGACTGGATATACAGTCCTTCTATACGCCAAAGCCCACACTGTAATGAAGTAATAATGCGAGATGAAATCATACATGTCACTCCACTCTATTGGTTTATCATGCCTCAAACACTTAATGACAACGCCTATTGCATGTCTACATGGATATTTATCTATATCAAACTTCCTGCAACTGCACGTTTTCTTGTGCAAATCCACCAAATAAGTCTTCCCGTCTGCTCCAATAACACTGTATTCAAGCTGAAATGTGTTTAGCGGAGTTACTTTTACTCTTGAACCTTTCGGTACTCTGTCATGGATTTTGTTCTCCACTAAAGGCACCAATTTTCGAGACGACGGTCCGGCTGCTGCATCCTTCCTATGTCTGTTGAACCACTCAACCATTTTGTCAATAACTGTATCAAGCATAGGCAATAAAGACTGCGCCTTTTCAAATAGCGCATTCAAAGACTCCGCACAATTAGAGGTGTCTATGTTGTACCTTGCACCGGGGAAATGACACTTCGCCCACTTTTTGACATCGACACTTTTATCAAGATACCTAGCACACGATGGATACATCTCCCTAAAATCTTCATACTGCTTTTCAAACTCAGCCTCTAAATAAAGACATGTAATTTTTCTGAATTGTACTGCTACCTCGTCCCTGCCTTGTCTGACATGAACTTTCACATTGTGCGATAGATGCCAGATACAATACCCATGTTTAGACATCAGATATACTTCAGCAATAGCTTTTATCAAACTTTCATTTCTGTCTGAAACAAACACCAATTCCGTCGAATCCGGTATAACAGTTTTTAGCGTCGTAAAAAACCAATTCCAACTTTCTTTTTTCTCCCCATCAACGACAGCAAATACTATTGGATAATGGTGAAAGTTTGGATCCTGAGCCGTGGCAATAACTAAACAACCACCTTCAACAGTCTTCAGGAAAGTTGCATCCACAGTGATGACTTTCCTCATGTATTCAAACCCTTCAATGGAGGCTCCCAACGCGACAAATAGGTATTTTTGTGTTCATCCAGTAACAAACTTATTTTGGTATCCGGGTTCACCTTCTCTAACATATACAAATAAGAAGGCAATATTTTGTATCCTTTCTCGGGATCATCACGCAAATCCGCAACAGCTTGATTTTTTCCTCTCAAACATGTCGTATATGACACTTCCACACCCAATTTCCTTTCCACCAGACTGACCAGGGTTTTCGCAGTTGGTGTCTCATATAGTCCCGGATAATCCTTATGCACTATAGCTACAACACATCTTGGTGTAATTTTCCTTTTGACTCCAGTACTTGAAGTTGCGCGAGAGCATGAATGCATCTTCATTTATGTTCTAATCGAGAACGCTTCAGAATTATTTATCTTTGTAGCTCTCACACCCCATTTACAACCTTCAGCTGCTCCCCGACATTTCACCACATATCGACTCCTGTCCGAGTTGGAGATACTGATTCCGAAACAGTTCTCCTGTGATGCTCTATCAATAATATCTTTCACAGCTTCTTTACACGGAAATTCTTGAAATACCTCTATACCCAAACCATCTTCCCACTCTTTAACCACTGTAATTTCTTTTGCAACACGTGGGAGCTCAACATAGTCCCAAATAGGACGAACACCCATAGAGTTATCCACGTCGCCCTCATTGTCCACGCTATTGTCCAAGCCAATGCCTCCTTCCTCGGCTTTGCCCCCTTCCTCGGCTTTGCTCCCTTCCTCGGCTTCTCCATTAACAACATTCTCCACCCGTTCAGCCCCCAGTAGATATAGTTCTGCTTCTTCAATGCAAGTAAATAGTGTGAGTGCATCCGGATTACCTTCAACTTCGGGTAATCCACTCGCAACCTCACTATAGTTCCCACCATATGAGCTTTCTTTCTCAACTACTGCTTGTTGCTCTATTACTGGAACCATTTCCATTTCTTCGATGACCTCTACATGCAAAATACTTCTTCTTCCCTCTTTATCCACTGATGTCAGATACACaaacacatcttcatcatccaaaatatatgaTTGCCTCTTAGGTTCTACTACCAGTGGAATGTAACTCAGATTCAGCCTCTTTAAACACGGATCTATGCTCTTCTTCTTGCATATCCTCTCCTTCAAAAATGAATAAGTGATCTCATCCAATGATGATGTCTTAAAAGATATTCCATACAAACGACCGTCGCTTGGAATCCATTCATAATCATCTCCAGATTTCGCATAATGTCCATCATAGTCAAAGTGTATATTTGTAGAAGAATAACCCATTATCTGTTGtaccaaataaaaatcaatactattaaaagagaaggaatctaaaaaaatctacttaaacaaaGTTGTTAGGCCAATTCATTAGACTTAACTATTTATTTGGTCttactttatatttctttaagtatataaatagtttacataatttaaatgaactcatttattattctctcataatttattacataattactctaacaataaatttttataaatatatgacaAATTATTCACATGTTTACACATGAAGTGATCATTACCACATATAGTTCCATTAATAGTACTTTTAATGGTTTAGTTATGTTTAATAGggtatattatttgtattttaaaattttaagtactCATTTGATCCTTAATTCGGATACTATTCAAAGATATATGATATGctcggttatttatgaaattcagtttaattttgtgtttttttcagtTTGATACGATTTAGTGCATCCGGGTAAATGTACCCAAATCTAtacattatcttatatataaattatataaaaataatttatttaatttcaaaaatagacCCGCGCTTTTTAAGCGCGGGTGAAAATCTAGTTATACAACTAAAGTTAATCTTAGTTATACAGTTTTACTATTGAAGTAATACTAAGTTATACCTTTTTACACATTTTTATCAAGAGTAAAGTTTCACCTAATTACACTATAGTCTATCAGTTTCACCCTATTCATTCCGTAATTCAGCTTTGATTCCCGACATTTCTTGTTGATAATTCAACTCCCAAACTTCCCCGTTCTCCTCTAATTGAATATTCGAAATCTACTGTACTGTCTAACAATCCCAACCAAACGAGCAGCATTCCATTCGACTCTACTATGATGGGGTTATAAGAAACATACCAAGATAATGCTTTACCTGAAGTTTATTTGACCTGGGTTGGGGATCAATTTCACAATGATCAGCACTCGCATCCAAGCGAGCCGCAGTCTCCTTTACAATTGAAGGATCGCTCGCAAATTCTCTCCTCATCGCTCGCAGCCAAACTGGAGAAGAATTGGGGAGGAGagagaaaaattaaaactaaaaagaaaatccACCTGgataggagagagagagagagaaatcgcgcgctttttttattttttttgattagtCAAGTAGAGGAGCGTTTTGATTGGTCAAGTAGAGAGGAGTTTTGATTGGTCAAGTAGAGAGGGGTACTTTCGACTTTGCCCATCAAGGTGAAGAGTATCAGAATAGATAAgaatatcactacaagaaaaatgtgtttttatagcGGACGAATAACGCTATGTAACGATACGATAGCAGTTTTTGAAGCGCTgtatcatcgcccgtcataATAGGTAAATGACATTACATAGCGGTTTTTAGCGTTGCTATTTTTTCTTCCGCTACGATAGCGCTTTTCAATAtgcaattaaataaattttaatagcATGTCTTTAatgctattatttattttattaacagCGTTTTTGATTTGTTATTGTTAAAACTACTATAGCAATTTGTTTCtgctatatattgtaaattatattttgttaattatttattttagaattatttttcagttaataatttaaaaataaaagcataattaaaatttaaaattaattcagatatttaaaatttctttattaataTTGATCTGTAGCAAAATTggattacaaaaataaaaaaaaaatctaattaaataataaaccaaaaactttaACCTAATTACTAACTAAACCAAGCTTTAACCTAATTAGTACTAACTAAGCGCCACCCCAACACCACCACCTTCGTCgtttcttcatcttccaactctcacCCGTCGCACCACCACCTTCGTTGTCGTGTTCTTCCATGATCTTCGCCGTCTTATCAAGCCATGACCTTTGTTGCCTTCTTCATCTTCCAGTCCTCACCCGCCGCACGACCATCTCTGCTCGCGACCATCTCTGTCTACCCCAACGCCGCCCCTGCTCTGTCTTCCCCGACGCCGCTGCTCGGTCTTCTCCGCGCCGTTGCTCTGTCTTCTCCCACCCTGTTCTGATTCTCCAAGCTTACGCTATTGCTCTAGTCTTTCTCTGAAACCTTcttac is from Brassica napus cultivar Da-Ae chromosome A4, Da-Ae, whole genome shotgun sequence and encodes:
- the LOC106417048 gene encoding uncharacterized protein LOC106417048; amino-acid sequence: MRKVITVDATFLKTVEGGCLVIATAQDPNFHHYPIVFAVVDGEKKESWNWFFTTLKTVIPDSTELVFVSDRNESLIKAIAEVYLMSKHGYCIWHLSHNVKVHVRQGRDEVAVQFRKITCLYLEAEFEKQYEDFREMYPSCARYLDKSVDVKKWAKCHFPGARYNIDTSNCAESLNALFEKAQSLLPMLDTVIDKMVEWFNRHRKDAAAGPSSRKLVPLVENKIHDRVPKGSRVKVTPLNTFQLEYSVIGADGKTYLVDLHKKTCSCRKFDIDKYPCRHAIGVVIKCLRHDKPIEWSDMYDFISHYYFITVWALAYRRTVYPVPHMSDWMVPKKVADKCPLPPEYEKRKGRHQEKRFPLAGESRPCPRRNKYIPNRKLASYFNCSQGTQGIEGSQGTQGTQGTQRTQGIQGTQGTQGTQGTQGTQGSQGTQGTQGTQGTQRTQGTQGTQGSQGT